Proteins from one Paenibacillus sp. J23TS9 genomic window:
- a CDS encoding nucleotide sugar dehydrogenase, whose translation MESFIVEDIINRQTAVAVVGLGYVGLPIAAAFSKRLRVIGFDVNARKISRYQSGIDVTGELGDEEIQRCSIEFTSEPDQLDAARFFIIAVPTPVQSGNVPDLQYVQGASRIVGKKLIRGSVVVFESTVYPGVTEDICIPILEAESGLRCGEDFKVGYSPERINPGDQVHRLDNIVKIVSGIDEEALRIIAEVYELVIDAGVYRAASIKVAEAAKVIENAQRDINIAFMNELSMLFHQMGIDTQEVLDAAGTKWNFLHFSPGLVGGHCIGIDPYYLTYKAEDTGYRSRIILAGRHINDGMGAYVAQQIIKALVKLKLDLNDAKIGLLGLAYKENCPDIRNTKVTDIIAELRDYGIHPVIADPYVDPQEARDEYGLELSELSEMKDLNMLIVAVPHDEFARMSFSDINRMFSGKQPKVMVDLKGVYSKAEFENEGYFYWRL comes from the coding sequence ATGGAATCATTCATCGTGGAGGATATCATAAACCGGCAGACAGCCGTCGCTGTTGTCGGTCTCGGATATGTGGGACTTCCGATCGCTGCCGCTTTTTCCAAGCGGCTTCGGGTCATCGGTTTTGACGTGAATGCACGCAAGATCAGCCGCTATCAAAGCGGAATCGATGTGACCGGAGAGCTCGGAGACGAGGAAATCCAACGCTGCTCTATCGAGTTTACGTCGGAGCCGGATCAGCTGGACGCTGCCCGATTTTTTATTATAGCGGTGCCAACGCCCGTACAGAGCGGTAATGTGCCTGACCTCCAATATGTACAGGGTGCGAGCCGAATTGTAGGGAAGAAGCTGATCCGGGGATCTGTCGTTGTGTTTGAATCGACCGTTTATCCCGGTGTTACAGAGGATATCTGCATTCCAATACTGGAGGCGGAGTCCGGGCTTCGGTGCGGAGAGGATTTCAAGGTTGGATACTCCCCCGAACGGATCAATCCGGGAGATCAAGTGCACCGCCTCGACAACATTGTGAAGATTGTCTCAGGCATCGATGAAGAAGCGCTCCGCATCATTGCCGAAGTATACGAACTGGTCATCGATGCGGGTGTATATCGCGCGGCAAGCATCAAGGTGGCCGAAGCAGCCAAGGTGATTGAGAACGCACAGCGGGATATCAATATCGCATTTATGAACGAGCTGTCCATGCTGTTTCACCAGATGGGGATTGATACGCAGGAAGTGCTGGACGCTGCCGGAACCAAGTGGAATTTCCTTCACTTTTCACCCGGGCTTGTCGGCGGTCACTGCATTGGCATTGATCCATATTATCTGACTTACAAAGCCGAGGATACCGGGTACCGGTCACGGATCATACTGGCTGGGCGGCATATTAACGACGGCATGGGTGCTTACGTAGCCCAGCAGATCATTAAAGCGCTGGTGAAGCTGAAGCTGGATTTAAATGATGCCAAAATTGGCCTGCTCGGTCTTGCCTACAAGGAAAATTGTCCGGATATCCGTAACACGAAGGTGACGGATATCATCGCTGAGCTTCGGGATTACGGCATTCATCCGGTTATCGCTGATCCGTATGTTGACCCGCAGGAAGCGAGGGACGAGTACGGTCTTGAACTGTCGGAGCTGTCTGAAATGAAGGATTTGAACATGCTGATTGTTGCAGTCCCGCATGATGAATTTGCCCGGATGAGCTTTTCTGATATTAACCGGATGTTCAGCGGGAAGCAGCCAAAAGTAATGGTGGATTTAAAAGGGGTCTACAGCAAGGCCGAATTCGAGAATGAAGGCTACTTCTACTGGAGGCTATAA
- a CDS encoding polysaccharide deacetylase family protein yields MGAGNAKSPGGKLILCLLLVLVFTFLSGCGMFGGTKEAGGSDQPKTQQPVSKYTGAKSKAISYVYTTKRELALTFNGMADRASMTMLLDELDRYQIKATFFLPGMRVAEEPDIAKDILSRGHEIENNTLNGVDLSKLTYDQIYKEIHLANQVIRRETGVIPRYVRTKTGVYNDDIRLAAAHNGQSAVISYSLFLHNWNKETELQKRNYIRKYINRGGIITLDTVENKQLPEDISLIAAAAKDVGYAFVPLSELVQEGGERKPLEAIEGHDAAKVNADYKSAAYNLVYRKETSRKEVALTFDDWGTDVTVTKILDILDQYHIKASFFLRADGVERNPNLARAIAEAGHDVGNHTYSHPVLNTLTPTQLQNEVVKAHQIITEAIQEKPAMIFRPPTGEINADEARIISAAGYHMIADFNVDPNDWNRSRTADQIVKTITEETKSGSIILLHMLDDLHTIEALPEAIEKLKSKGYTFVRVSDLLNQGR; encoded by the coding sequence ATGGGAGCGGGTAATGCAAAAAGTCCTGGCGGGAAGCTGATTTTATGCTTGCTTTTGGTGCTTGTATTTACTTTTTTGTCAGGATGCGGAATGTTTGGAGGCACAAAGGAAGCAGGCGGGAGTGATCAGCCCAAAACGCAGCAGCCGGTTTCGAAGTACACAGGGGCAAAGAGCAAGGCGATCTCCTATGTGTACACGACCAAAAGGGAGCTGGCGCTTACGTTTAACGGAATGGCGGATCGCGCATCCATGACCATGCTGCTCGATGAGCTGGATCGTTATCAGATCAAGGCGACTTTCTTTCTGCCGGGCATGAGAGTAGCAGAGGAACCTGATATCGCGAAGGATATTCTGTCCCGTGGACATGAAATTGAGAACAATACCTTGAACGGAGTAGATCTAAGCAAGCTGACCTATGATCAGATATATAAAGAAATTCATCTGGCCAATCAGGTGATTCGGAGGGAAACCGGTGTAATTCCCCGCTATGTAAGAACCAAAACTGGAGTATATAACGATGATATCAGGCTTGCTGCCGCTCATAATGGGCAGAGCGCGGTCATCTCCTACAGCCTGTTTTTACATAATTGGAATAAGGAAACCGAGCTTCAGAAAAGAAACTATATCCGCAAATACATCAATCGAGGCGGCATTATTACATTGGACACGGTGGAGAACAAGCAGCTGCCGGAGGATATCTCTTTGATCGCGGCTGCCGCCAAGGATGTCGGTTATGCGTTTGTGCCGCTTAGCGAGCTTGTTCAGGAAGGCGGAGAGCGGAAGCCGCTGGAAGCCATTGAAGGACATGATGCCGCTAAGGTGAATGCCGATTATAAGTCGGCAGCATACAATCTGGTATATCGCAAAGAAACCTCGCGTAAAGAGGTGGCGCTGACCTTCGATGACTGGGGCACAGATGTTACGGTTACGAAAATCCTCGACATTTTGGACCAATATCACATCAAAGCTTCCTTCTTTTTGCGTGCGGACGGGGTAGAGAGAAACCCTAACCTGGCGAGGGCCATCGCCGAAGCAGGTCATGATGTAGGCAACCATACGTACAGCCACCCCGTGCTGAATACCCTGACGCCGACGCAGCTTCAGAATGAAGTGGTGAAGGCGCATCAAATCATTACGGAAGCGATACAGGAGAAGCCGGCGATGATCTTCAGGCCGCCGACCGGGGAAATTAATGCGGATGAAGCGCGGATCATATCGGCTGCAGGTTATCACATGATTGCCGATTTTAATGTCGACCCGAATGACTGGAACCGGAGCCGGACCGCAGATCAGATCGTCAAAACGATTACGGAGGAAACGAAAAGCGGCAGCATCATTTTGCTGCATATGCTGGATGATCTCCATACGATCGAGGCGCTGCCCGAAGCGATTGAGAAGCTGAAGAGCAAAGGGTATACGTTCGTGAGAGTCAGCGATCTGCTGAATCAAGGAAGATAG
- a CDS encoding pentapeptide repeat-containing protein, with product MTKSFKMELPKIPSDLETANFQDIYNEEEPYLANCMIANEIMDNEEIDKAVLSKVIFKNVTFMHARLERIDMVDIVFENCDLSNAYFGKGIIHRVAFKDCKLMGVDFSEANMGNVSFENCMANFSSFVDTRLKQVVFNHSSLQSTNYYGCKFSKVNFDQCDIDEADFSQTSLKGIDISTCTFDRLNIALESLDGCIVSTDQAIGFSKLLGLVVKQSLQ from the coding sequence ATGACAAAAAGCTTTAAAATGGAGCTTCCCAAAATTCCATCAGACCTGGAAACTGCAAATTTTCAAGATATTTATAACGAAGAGGAACCCTATTTGGCGAATTGTATGATTGCTAACGAAATCATGGATAACGAGGAAATTGATAAGGCGGTTCTGTCCAAGGTCATTTTCAAAAATGTAACATTCATGCATGCTCGCCTTGAAAGAATAGATATGGTAGATATTGTTTTTGAAAATTGTGATCTGTCTAATGCTTATTTCGGCAAAGGGATCATACACAGGGTTGCTTTTAAAGATTGCAAATTAATGGGTGTGGATTTTTCTGAGGCCAACATGGGTAATGTTTCGTTTGAAAATTGTATGGCGAATTTCAGCAGTTTCGTAGACACCCGTCTAAAACAAGTCGTTTTTAATCACTCATCGCTGCAAAGCACGAACTATTATGGCTGCAAATTCAGCAAGGTGAACTTTGATCAATGTGACATTGATGAAGCTGATTTTTCTCAAACATCCCTTAAAGGCATCGATATTAGTACATGTACATTTGATCGGCTTAATATTGCTTTGGAAAGTTTGGACGGTTGTATCGTTTCAACGGATCAAGCCATTGGATTTTCAAAGCTGCTAGGTTTGGTGGTTAAACAATCGCTGCAATAA
- a CDS encoding PTS sugar transporter, whose protein sequence is MKRIAVIGSSGGNLYNLGGKDPDKLMGEIAAQCASAGVEISGVQFIAASESMDTAKETTSAILYEWSSEDNRLLKRFEGALREVNQAASEMDIQTAGLIQSGQIDGLIVMSADPETANRMTIEAAAERKIPVVGTGGTSMALISSKGANVIATSGTTGTTNRTRAVSFITSLCKHWGMKFIPVLGSPGTAKLPSSGKPWRRINLKGIMQSSLPGFIAMAIVLALSQIPALKGLSEVFDVMLKALPVVLAVIAAKQISDLDEVSIVAGVIAGALSINGGIIGGIIGGIGAGLLVQFLFVKCVQWKFPMTTVNIVAGGFAGLISGLIMYYLIAPFALQAGEFIKYIINIAISFNPIVAGVIGGLLIWPAILGGVYHAAILPIVLLEMEKTGNSFLGAIDMVGLVMVSAGITLANIIAPRDKGEAAVAAPGFLINMGFGTFVEAAYPFMFSNKWVFAGAICSAGVGGGIVGVFNVRGTAYVPSFMGPFLSNNVIGFMISMAVALLLSLAVTLVANKAARSRKQMAEQSVSAQQSA, encoded by the coding sequence ATGAAACGGATAGCAGTTATAGGCAGCAGCGGCGGTAATTTATATAATCTTGGCGGTAAGGATCCGGACAAGCTGATGGGGGAAATCGCTGCACAGTGCGCCAGTGCTGGAGTCGAAATCAGCGGGGTGCAGTTTATCGCGGCATCGGAATCGATGGATACAGCCAAAGAGACCACTTCAGCGATTCTGTATGAGTGGAGTTCGGAAGATAATCGCTTATTAAAACGTTTTGAGGGTGCGCTAAGAGAAGTGAACCAGGCAGCATCGGAGATGGACATACAGACGGCCGGCTTGATCCAGTCGGGACAAATTGACGGTTTGATCGTCATGAGCGCAGATCCCGAAACAGCCAACCGGATGACAATCGAGGCAGCGGCGGAACGAAAGATCCCCGTGGTTGGCACAGGCGGCACCTCCATGGCTTTGATCAGCTCTAAAGGAGCGAATGTTATTGCTACTTCCGGCACGACGGGCACGACAAACCGGACCAGAGCAGTGTCGTTCATCACCTCGCTTTGCAAGCATTGGGGCATGAAATTCATCCCTGTGCTGGGAAGCCCGGGAACGGCCAAGCTTCCATCCTCGGGTAAGCCCTGGCGTAGAATCAATCTGAAGGGCATCATGCAGTCGTCCCTGCCTGGCTTTATCGCCATGGCGATTGTGCTTGCACTTAGCCAGATTCCTGCACTGAAGGGCCTCAGCGAAGTATTTGATGTCATGCTGAAGGCTTTGCCGGTTGTGCTCGCCGTCATCGCGGCCAAGCAGATTTCCGATCTGGATGAGGTTTCGATCGTTGCAGGTGTCATTGCGGGGGCGTTGTCGATCAACGGTGGCATTATTGGCGGCATTATTGGCGGGATTGGAGCGGGACTGCTGGTTCAGTTCCTGTTCGTCAAATGTGTACAGTGGAAGTTCCCGATGACGACCGTCAATATTGTGGCGGGTGGCTTCGCAGGACTGATATCCGGTCTGATTATGTATTATTTGATTGCTCCGTTTGCCCTGCAGGCCGGGGAATTCATTAAATACATCATCAATATAGCGATTTCCTTCAACCCGATTGTAGCAGGTGTTATCGGAGGTCTGCTGATCTGGCCGGCGATTCTGGGCGGCGTGTATCATGCGGCAATTCTGCCGATCGTCCTGCTCGAAATGGAGAAGACAGGCAACAGCTTCCTCGGGGCGATCGACATGGTCGGACTCGTGATGGTATCTGCCGGGATTACGCTTGCCAACATCATTGCTCCAAGAGATAAGGGTGAGGCAGCTGTGGCTGCGCCGGGCTTCCTGATCAATATGGGCTTTGGCACGTTTGTCGAGGCGGCGTATCCATTCATGTTCTCCAACAAGTGGGTATTTGCCGGGGCCATCTGCTCCGCAGGTGTGGGCGGAGGAATAGTTGGCGTATTCAACGTTCGGGGCACAGCTTATGTTCCATCCTTTATGGGGCCCTTTCTCTCCAACAATGTCATCGGCTTTATGATCTCGATGGCAGTGGCGCTGCTGCTGTCACTGGCTGTAACCCTGGTAGCGAACAAAGCGGCGAGAAGCCGGAAACAGATGGCAGAGCAAAGTGTATCGGCCCAGCAATCCGCTTAA
- a CDS encoding cupin domain-containing protein: MMKVDLTNPSLNLSADSNEVVNYRRDPRNYITQLFAAQLPAVNTGFFNVYMSQGIMINPHWHTNVDEMIVVITGEIMTSVFNPFTQKLMTYQLKPGQVTQFPKGWFHWIVSLTDNTFIMAIFDKPTPDIVNAADFLRFTPKEIMNRAYCVNPEEYAKTVAPITQSVILGPPVDCDHRDIPSIPSGQPQYVPPSYPGLQAEQPAFYSRNFYGPEAPYPYRFDPNRFW, encoded by the coding sequence ATGATGAAGGTTGACCTGACGAACCCGTCATTAAATCTTAGCGCAGATTCCAATGAGGTCGTGAACTATCGCCGGGATCCGCGGAACTATATTACCCAGCTCTTTGCCGCACAGCTGCCTGCTGTCAATACAGGCTTCTTTAATGTTTACATGAGCCAGGGAATCATGATTAATCCGCACTGGCATACGAATGTGGATGAAATGATAGTCGTGATTACCGGAGAAATAATGACGTCCGTGTTTAACCCGTTTACTCAAAAGCTGATGACTTATCAGCTGAAGCCGGGGCAAGTGACCCAGTTCCCCAAGGGCTGGTTCCACTGGATCGTATCGCTGACAGACAATACGTTTATCATGGCCATTTTTGATAAGCCGACCCCTGATATTGTAAATGCGGCTGACTTCCTGCGCTTTACGCCGAAGGAAATCATGAACCGGGCGTATTGCGTGAATCCGGAGGAATACGCCAAGACGGTGGCTCCAATCACACAGTCCGTCATACTGGGTCCACCCGTAGATTGCGATCATCGGGACATTCCATCCATACCTTCAGGGCAGCCGCAGTATGTGCCTCCTTCTTATCCGGGTCTGCAAGCGGAGCAGCCAGCATTTTATTCCCGGAATTTTTATGGACCAGAGGCTCCTTATCCGTATAGGTTTGATCCGAACCGGTTTTGGTGA
- a CDS encoding thiamine pyrophosphate-binding protein encodes MKAARAVLEYLKGQGVRHIFGIPAGSVNVLFDQLVEMPEITPVVTKHEGAASYMAAAYAKYSNQMSVVIGCSGPGGTNLVTGAANAMREHLPVLFLTGAVPVNTLGLNASQELDAEPVFRPVTKYSVMVRESKDLLAEVVKAVEIAVSGVPGPVHVAMPIDVQQGEVQHVMIPDPPKRAPMVPDLDTIKQVAQELVQRESGYIFAGQGVRNSVDQLLELAEMLNWPILTSPQAKGFIPEEHPLQAGVFGFAGHEGASALINEGDGQALLILGSSLGETATNNWNANLTKNRFCVQMDFDQTVFNRKYEIDIPVLGDINLSLMFLLEELKALGLPKEAAKALEKPQGYVVTEEYNTQNVLKSLQKQLPVDTRYTVDIGEFMSYVINYMNVLDYNTFDINVHFGAMGSGIGSAIGSKLAEPDRPVVCITGDGCFFMHGMEILTAKEYNLPILFVVMNNARLGMVYHGHELQYKRSHASFGQKEISIAAMAAAMGIPSFRVEELGDLNQEALSSLLNAGGPAVLEVALVDNNTPPMGDRVKFLSSFGK; translated from the coding sequence ATGAAAGCGGCACGCGCAGTATTAGAGTATTTGAAGGGTCAAGGCGTCAGACATATCTTCGGCATTCCGGCTGGCTCGGTTAATGTACTGTTTGATCAATTGGTGGAAATGCCTGAAATTACGCCGGTAGTCACGAAACATGAAGGGGCTGCGTCGTATATGGCGGCGGCCTATGCCAAATATTCCAACCAGATGAGCGTCGTTATCGGCTGCAGCGGTCCTGGCGGTACCAATCTGGTGACCGGCGCTGCCAATGCGATGCGTGAGCATCTGCCCGTTTTGTTCCTGACTGGCGCGGTTCCGGTAAATACACTCGGACTGAATGCATCGCAGGAGCTGGATGCCGAGCCGGTGTTCCGTCCGGTGACCAAGTACAGCGTGATGGTACGCGAATCGAAGGATCTGCTGGCAGAAGTGGTCAAAGCAGTTGAAATCGCGGTCTCCGGAGTGCCTGGACCTGTTCATGTGGCCATGCCAATCGATGTACAGCAGGGAGAAGTTCAGCATGTGATGATTCCCGATCCTCCCAAAAGAGCGCCAATGGTGCCGGATCTTGATACCATCAAGCAGGTGGCACAGGAGCTGGTGCAGCGCGAGAGCGGGTATATTTTCGCGGGTCAGGGCGTTCGAAATTCGGTGGATCAGCTGCTGGAGCTTGCGGAAATGCTGAACTGGCCCATCTTGACTTCTCCACAGGCCAAAGGGTTTATTCCTGAGGAGCATCCACTGCAAGCTGGCGTTTTCGGCTTTGCGGGGCATGAAGGTGCATCCGCTCTGATTAATGAAGGGGATGGACAAGCTCTGCTGATCCTCGGTTCAAGTCTGGGAGAGACTGCGACAAACAACTGGAATGCGAATTTGACGAAGAACCGGTTTTGCGTACAGATGGATTTTGACCAAACGGTATTTAACCGTAAATACGAAATCGACATTCCTGTTCTAGGTGATATCAATTTGAGCCTGATGTTCCTACTGGAGGAGCTGAAGGCACTGGGACTGCCAAAAGAGGCCGCGAAAGCTTTGGAGAAGCCGCAGGGCTATGTGGTTACGGAAGAATACAATACGCAAAATGTGCTCAAGAGCCTGCAGAAGCAGCTGCCTGTGGATACTCGTTATACCGTGGATATCGGCGAGTTTATGTCTTACGTCATCAACTATATGAATGTGCTGGATTACAATACATTTGATATCAACGTGCATTTTGGCGCAATGGGCAGCGGTATTGGCTCGGCCATCGGCTCCAAGCTTGCTGAACCGGATCGTCCGGTCGTATGTATTACAGGTGACGGCTGCTTCTTCATGCATGGTATGGAGATTCTGACAGCCAAGGAATACAACCTGCCGATCCTGTTTGTTGTCATGAACAATGCCCGCCTCGGCATGGTTTATCATGGCCATGAGCTGCAGTATAAACGTTCGCATGCCTCCTTCGGTCAGAAGGAGATCAGCATTGCAGCGATGGCGGCGGCGATGGGGATCCCAAGCTTCCGCGTGGAAGAACTCGGCGACCTGAATCAGGAAGCGCTGAGCAGTCTGCTGAATGCAGGCGGTCCGGCGGTTCTGGAGGTCGCGCTTGTGGATAACAATACGCCTCCAATGGGAGATCGGGTGAAGTTCCTGTCTTCGTTCGGCAAATAA
- a CDS encoding EAL domain-containing protein, which translates to MVKEQTRYSRLANITKLINTKLELREVLQHVTTAISEEIVQCDSVGIYLPQEDGTFRGYVGKPETINGMTLDMHIIDTRRDQLAKEVIETQRTIYIPDTSQDERPDSWAIEGFEIKSLLVLPISYEKELFGLAFLFDYGIPMNLTNSEIQTVEAYVNMAAVAIRNANNLTHKENLIAEKQLLLDVTRNLSMCSTMQQGLDTSFYYIAKVLNNYNVGAHLLDPLAGKRIKPAKLSKDSDWTEEDWMRTHQKIKIDPENDAVFQEVISTKKVIIIPDVFEDDRPNHDACRDFGIKGMFMFPLVSMGEVLGVIAVVNLGEKITAYSEATVQLCQSIVEATASTLSNLLYMEKQEVIIEERTSEITFKNKELERVIAELQHLSREKELILNSAGEGIFGLDLEGNITFCNPAGEAMLGYEMKGELIGQPGSIVFNGKKARKQQETYINQRAWSNCHTDDRFYRKDNSSFPVEYVISSIKEGEDIVGDVVTFKDITQRKQMEEEIKYHAYFDSVTDLPNRVLLKDRLNQGIKYAQMNGGKVALLYLDLDRFKFINDTLGHSYGDLLLRDVAKRLSACIPKSATVSRQGGDEFTIFLPNIMSRKEILKVVNQVIASFAEPFYVKDNEVYIKTSIGVSLFPDHGDTSETLIKNADTAMYKSKEISGNSYHFFSTGMDTRTFEIVKFENALYKALDQDELLIYYQPQINYNTNTIVGVEALLRWNHPTEGMVSPDEFIPIAEETGLIVPIGEWVLRNACKQIKEWHRRGFPLISVSVNLSVRQFEQDNLFGMVKSILKKTDLSPEYLHLEVTENQIIKNTEITLKTMEQLKGLGISIAIDDFGTGYSSLGYLKNFPISTLKIDKSFVQDIIKDDDNAAITNTIITLAQNLDLNVIAEGVETKEQADFLAARDCYLMQGYYFSRPMRAEDIAELYLSCGVN; encoded by the coding sequence ATGGTGAAGGAGCAAACGAGGTATTCCCGGCTTGCGAACATTACGAAATTGATCAACACCAAGCTGGAATTACGAGAGGTACTACAGCATGTAACGACTGCAATCTCGGAGGAAATTGTCCAATGTGATTCGGTGGGAATTTATTTGCCGCAAGAAGATGGGACTTTCAGAGGATATGTCGGCAAACCGGAAACCATTAACGGCATGACGCTGGACATGCACATTATCGATACCCGACGTGATCAGCTGGCCAAAGAAGTGATCGAAACGCAAAGAACGATCTACATTCCCGACACATCACAAGATGAACGCCCCGACTCCTGGGCTATCGAGGGATTTGAGATCAAATCACTGCTCGTTCTTCCCATCTCGTATGAGAAGGAGCTGTTTGGACTCGCATTTTTGTTTGATTACGGCATTCCGATGAACCTGACAAATTCGGAGATTCAAACCGTCGAGGCTTATGTCAATATGGCGGCTGTTGCCATCCGTAACGCCAACAATTTGACGCATAAGGAAAATTTGATCGCTGAGAAGCAGCTCCTGCTCGATGTGACACGCAACCTGTCAATGTGTTCTACCATGCAGCAAGGACTGGATACAAGCTTCTACTATATTGCTAAAGTACTGAACAACTATAACGTCGGAGCGCATCTGCTGGATCCGCTGGCAGGTAAACGAATCAAACCGGCTAAGCTCAGTAAGGACAGCGACTGGACTGAAGAGGACTGGATGCGAACGCATCAAAAAATCAAAATCGACCCGGAGAATGACGCGGTTTTTCAAGAGGTTATTAGCACCAAAAAGGTAATCATCATTCCCGATGTCTTCGAGGATGACAGACCGAACCATGACGCTTGCCGCGATTTTGGGATCAAAGGGATGTTCATGTTCCCGCTCGTGTCCATGGGAGAGGTACTGGGTGTCATTGCCGTCGTAAATCTGGGGGAGAAAATCACAGCGTATTCCGAAGCGACCGTCCAGCTGTGCCAATCCATCGTGGAAGCCACAGCCTCAACGCTGTCCAATCTGCTTTATATGGAGAAGCAGGAGGTCATTATCGAGGAGAGAACCTCGGAGATTACTTTTAAGAACAAGGAGCTTGAACGGGTTATTGCTGAGCTCCAGCATCTGAGCCGGGAGAAGGAATTGATTCTTAACTCGGCGGGTGAGGGGATTTTCGGCCTGGATCTGGAGGGCAACATTACATTCTGCAATCCGGCCGGTGAGGCCATGCTGGGCTATGAAATGAAGGGCGAACTGATCGGGCAGCCGGGCAGCATTGTTTTCAATGGGAAAAAAGCGAGGAAACAGCAGGAAACCTATATCAATCAGCGCGCATGGAGCAACTGTCATACCGATGACCGCTTCTACCGCAAGGATAATTCCAGCTTCCCTGTAGAGTATGTCATCTCTTCTATTAAGGAAGGGGAGGACATCGTGGGGGACGTGGTCACCTTTAAGGACATTACGCAGCGGAAGCAGATGGAAGAGGAAATCAAGTACCATGCTTATTTTGACAGCGTGACGGATTTGCCTAACCGGGTTCTACTCAAAGACAGGCTGAATCAGGGCATCAAGTATGCCCAAATGAATGGGGGAAAAGTAGCGCTCCTGTACCTGGATTTGGATCGCTTTAAATTCATCAATGATACGCTGGGGCATTCCTACGGGGATCTGCTGCTGCGCGATGTAGCCAAGCGCCTGAGCGCCTGCATTCCGAAAAGTGCTACGGTTTCGCGCCAAGGCGGAGACGAATTTACCATCTTTTTACCGAACATCATGAGCAGAAAAGAGATTCTGAAGGTCGTCAATCAGGTCATTGCATCATTCGCCGAGCCCTTCTATGTCAAGGATAATGAAGTATATATCAAAACGAGCATTGGCGTCAGCCTGTTCCCGGATCATGGAGATACCAGCGAAACCCTAATCAAGAATGCGGATACGGCAATGTACAAATCAAAGGAAATATCCGGGAATAGCTATCATTTCTTCAGCACGGGCATGGATACGAGAACCTTTGAAATTGTTAAATTCGAAAATGCTTTATATAAAGCTCTCGACCAGGACGAGCTGTTGATCTACTATCAACCGCAAATTAATTATAATACCAATACGATCGTCGGCGTGGAGGCTCTGCTGCGTTGGAACCACCCGACGGAGGGGATGGTATCGCCGGATGAATTCATTCCGATTGCCGAAGAAACGGGACTGATCGTCCCGATTGGAGAATGGGTTCTGAGAAATGCCTGCAAGCAGATCAAGGAATGGCATAGACGGGGCTTCCCGCTCATCAGTGTATCGGTGAATCTGTCTGTCCGGCAGTTTGAACAGGATAATTTATTCGGTATGGTTAAAAGCATCCTGAAAAAGACGGATTTATCACCGGAATACCTTCATTTGGAGGTTACGGAGAATCAAATCATCAAGAACACGGAGATTACGCTCAAAACCATGGAGCAGCTAAAGGGACTTGGTATCAGTATCGCTATCGATGATTTTGGTACGGGATACTCGTCACTCGGATATTTGAAGAACTTCCCGATCAGCACGCTGAAGATCGATAAATCCTTCGTGCAGGATATCATCAAGGATGATGATAATGCGGCCATTACCAACACGATCATCACGCTGGCGCAGAATCTGGACTTGAATGTAATTGCCGAAGGGGTCGAAACGAAAGAGCAGGCCGATTTCCTGGCTGCCCGCGACTGCTACCTGATGCAGGGTTATTATTTCAGCCGCCCGATGAGGGCGGAGGATATTGCTGAATTGTACCTATCCTGTGGGGTGAACTAA